In Xylanibacter ruminicola 23, a single genomic region encodes these proteins:
- a CDS encoding PaaI family thioesterase has protein sequence MNVEKIVEIINAKPNLSTALGMEFISTPEVDTCLAKMKVDERNRQPFGFLSGGASLALAENVAGVASSALCPGCACVGIEVTGSHVKAVVEGDTVTAFAKMLHKGKTLHVWNVDIKDTAGDLISNVRVTNYVIKQKK, from the coding sequence GTGAACGTAGAGAAGATAGTAGAGATTATTAACGCAAAGCCGAATTTAAGTACAGCCCTCGGGATGGAATTTATTTCTACTCCCGAGGTTGATACTTGTTTGGCGAAAATGAAAGTTGATGAGCGAAATCGCCAGCCATTCGGCTTTTTGAGTGGTGGCGCTTCGTTGGCTCTGGCCGAGAATGTGGCCGGGGTGGCATCGTCGGCTCTCTGTCCTGGATGCGCCTGTGTGGGCATCGAGGTTACTGGGAGTCATGTGAAAGCTGTGGTTGAAGGCGACACGGTAACTGCCTTCGCAAAGATGTTGCACAAGGGAAAGACGCTGCATGTGTGGAATGTGGATATCAAGGACACGGCAGGCGATCTGATATCAAATGTGCGAGTTACTAACTATGTTATTAAGCAGAAGAAATAA
- a CDS encoding isochorismate synthase, with translation MSAYAIYRLPHEDHATLITQSVGEPMELHSLTELNGKQGFVVAPFEVKADQPVVLIQGKTEMIALSNEQLTADDGKNRLPSDMSNYYKVDFANYHSQLEADKFRKIVLARCADEQMPNGVKPIDLFYRACQLYPRLFIALVDTEKSGCWLTATPEILLDGHGADWRTIALAGTMKLEGDQLDGEGETLTWSTKNIQEQRIVATYITECLELFTGDFREEGPRTVRAANLVHLRSDFTFKLADNNKIGDLLQALHPTPAVCGLPKREAFKFIVKNEHTPRRYYSGFMGPVALEDTHLYVSLRCMNIDGDVCHLYAGGGLLKDSVEEQEWLETEAKMETMKKLLYVQQ, from the coding sequence ATGTCAGCATACGCTATTTACAGATTACCCCATGAAGACCACGCCACACTGATTACCCAATCGGTGGGTGAGCCCATGGAATTGCATTCGCTGACAGAGTTGAATGGTAAACAGGGTTTTGTAGTGGCCCCCTTCGAGGTGAAGGCCGACCAGCCCGTGGTTTTGATACAAGGAAAAACAGAGATGATTGCTTTGAGCAACGAGCAACTAACTGCTGATGATGGAAAAAACAGGTTGCCAAGCGATATGTCGAATTATTATAAGGTTGACTTTGCTAACTATCACTCGCAGTTAGAGGCAGATAAGTTCCGCAAGATAGTGTTGGCACGCTGTGCCGATGAGCAGATGCCCAATGGTGTAAAACCTATCGACCTGTTCTATCGTGCCTGCCAGCTTTACCCCCGTCTGTTCATCGCACTGGTGGATACTGAGAAGAGTGGGTGCTGGTTAACTGCTACCCCAGAGATCCTGCTGGATGGGCATGGTGCCGATTGGCGAACCATCGCCTTGGCAGGAACCATGAAACTGGAGGGCGACCAGCTGGATGGCGAAGGCGAAACACTTACCTGGAGTACCAAGAATATTCAGGAGCAGCGCATTGTGGCCACCTATATCACCGAGTGCCTGGAGCTGTTTACGGGTGATTTCCGTGAGGAGGGTCCTCGCACTGTACGAGCCGCTAACCTGGTACACCTGCGTAGCGACTTTACCTTTAAGTTGGCCGACAACAATAAAATTGGCGATTTGTTACAGGCCTTGCATCCTACACCTGCCGTGTGTGGACTGCCTAAGCGCGAGGCCTTTAAGTTTATAGTAAAGAACGAGCATACCCCACGTCGATATTACAGTGGGTTTATGGGACCTGTTGCACTGGAGGATACCCATCTCTATGTGTCGCTAAGATGTATGAACATCGATGGCGATGTGTGTCATCTCTACGCTGGCGGCGGACTGTTGAAAGACAGCGTCGAAGAGCAGGAGTGGTTGGAAACTGAAGCGAAAATGGAAACAATGAAAAAGCTATTATATGTACAGCAGTAA
- a CDS encoding ROK family protein, which produces MEEYKIKTKVVGVDISNELTTYAIVDIRGNIIAEESFLTCGYSDVNNFVTALSDKIVNLVEANGGYETIRSIGVSSPSASSVSGCIENAANLPWKGIVPLSAMLRDRIGLAVGLSNDAHVSALGEYTFGCAHGMKNFIILSLGVGIGSCFFTAGDDHIGHNGYAGEFGHTCVVKNGRACGCGHTGCLESYVGAAGIINTAKELMAESEAPTIMRNLEKLSPRTIKECCDQGDEMAIEVYRRTGEMLGLGLANYASLVDPEAIILTGGISHAGKWLLDPTCKSFEEHVFGNLRGKVKMLVSKLEDRERDVLGASALAWSVPEYSLFK; this is translated from the coding sequence ATGGAGGAGTATAAGATTAAAACGAAAGTTGTAGGTGTCGACATCAGTAATGAACTGACCACCTATGCCATTGTGGATATCCGCGGTAATATTATTGCCGAGGAATCGTTCCTTACATGCGGCTATTCGGATGTGAACAACTTTGTGACTGCCTTGAGCGATAAGATTGTGAATCTGGTTGAGGCTAATGGCGGTTACGAAACCATTCGTTCCATTGGTGTTAGTTCGCCCAGTGCCAGCTCGGTTTCGGGCTGTATCGAGAACGCAGCCAACCTGCCTTGGAAAGGTATCGTACCTCTGAGTGCTATGCTGCGCGACCGCATTGGATTGGCTGTAGGTTTGTCGAACGATGCCCACGTATCGGCTCTTGGCGAGTATACCTTTGGTTGTGCCCATGGTATGAAGAATTTCATTATTCTCAGTCTGGGTGTGGGTATAGGCAGCTGTTTCTTCACGGCAGGCGACGACCATATCGGACATAATGGCTATGCCGGTGAGTTTGGTCACACCTGTGTCGTGAAGAACGGTCGTGCTTGTGGTTGTGGTCATACTGGCTGCTTGGAGTCGTATGTCGGTGCTGCTGGTATTATCAATACCGCCAAGGAACTGATGGCTGAGAGTGAGGCGCCTACAATCATGCGTAATCTTGAGAAGCTATCACCACGTACCATCAAGGAGTGCTGCGACCAGGGCGACGAGATGGCTATCGAGGTGTACCGTCGTACAGGTGAGATGTTAGGTCTGGGATTAGCCAACTACGCATCGCTTGTGGATCCTGAGGCTATCATCCTTACAGGTGGTATCTCGCATGCTGGCAAGTGGTTGTTAGACCCAACGTGCAAGTCGTTCGAGGAGCATGTGTTTGGCAATTTGCGAGGCAAGGTTAAGATGCTTGTTTCGAAACTTGAAGATAGAGAACGCGATGTGCTTGGTGCCAGTGCCCTGGCCTGGAGTGTACCAGAGTACTCGCTGTTTAAATAA